In one window of Thalassococcus arenae DNA:
- a CDS encoding ABC transporter ATP-binding protein, with protein sequence MAAHAEPCNPTPNRARLGMIEATNTASDDVRLPGAFTWRDRFMEHRWTLLALLLCQVGQMTASLLLPSFSADVIDTGIAAADISVIRYYGGLMGIAAGVQLVLSAVAVFLGASVAYRIGQSLRADVFGKVHSLALSQVQGFTVGSLITRCTNDVLQVQSMLIMAFTMIVVAPIMGVGSAIMAVRQDVQLSWLMVVAVPVLAGIIGFLTFKAIPLYQRMQRQLDGVNSILREQIEGIRVIRAFLQQSRESTRFETANTDLTDTAIQSGRLMAMIMPSLTAVMQLTSVALIWAGASRVREGDLEIGSLIAFLSYVALILIAVMMLGLMIVMLPRALVSAHRITTLLQSPIEVGPCAHPKPLPQSGDGLPLRLEDVGFGYSGAEAMVIEEIGFDLGPGEVLGIIGATGSGKSTILNLIARLNDPSTGRITLGDVDLRQIAPQEFSSHIGYVPQKAYLFSGTVADTLRLGNQQADEATLWKALEIAQAADFVRAMPEGLGAPVAQGGANFSGGQRQRLAIARALVCDADLYLFDDSFSALDQTTDRKLRAALRGAVSHAATVIVSQRVASIKDADRILVIEKGRMVGLGPHDTLMRECPVYAETVHSQAMPEEDAA encoded by the coding sequence GTGGCCGCGCATGCAGAGCCCTGCAATCCAACTCCGAACAGGGCGCGTCTCGGCATGATTGAAGCGACAAATACAGCAAGCGATGACGTTCGCCTCCCGGGCGCATTTACCTGGCGCGACAGGTTCATGGAACACAGGTGGACCCTCCTTGCCCTGTTGCTGTGCCAGGTGGGCCAGATGACCGCCTCGCTGCTCTTGCCGAGCTTCAGCGCCGATGTCATCGACACCGGGATCGCGGCCGCAGACATCTCGGTCATCCGCTATTATGGCGGGCTCATGGGGATCGCCGCCGGGGTACAACTCGTGCTGAGTGCCGTGGCGGTCTTTCTCGGCGCATCGGTCGCCTACCGGATCGGCCAGAGCCTGCGCGCCGATGTGTTCGGCAAGGTGCACAGCCTCGCCCTGTCGCAGGTGCAGGGCTTTACCGTCGGCTCGCTCATCACCCGCTGCACCAATGATGTGCTGCAGGTTCAGTCGATGCTGATCATGGCATTCACGATGATCGTGGTCGCCCCCATCATGGGTGTGGGAAGTGCGATCATGGCGGTGCGGCAGGATGTGCAGCTCTCTTGGCTGATGGTGGTCGCGGTGCCGGTCCTGGCGGGCATCATCGGGTTTCTGACCTTCAAGGCCATCCCGCTCTATCAGCGCATGCAAAGGCAACTCGACGGTGTGAACAGCATCCTGCGCGAACAGATCGAGGGCATCCGCGTCATCCGCGCCTTTCTGCAACAATCCCGGGAAAGCACGCGTTTCGAGACGGCGAACACCGACCTGACCGACACGGCGATCCAGTCCGGCCGGTTGATGGCGATGATCATGCCATCGCTGACGGCGGTGATGCAGCTGACATCCGTCGCCCTGATCTGGGCCGGCGCCAGCCGGGTGCGCGAGGGCGATCTGGAGATCGGCTCGCTGATCGCCTTTCTGTCCTATGTCGCGCTGATCCTGATTGCCGTGATGATGTTGGGCCTGATGATCGTCATGCTCCCCCGTGCGCTTGTCAGCGCCCACCGGATCACGACGCTGCTGCAAAGCCCGATCGAAGTCGGGCCGTGCGCGCATCCCAAGCCCCTGCCGCAAAGTGGCGACGGACTGCCCCTGCGGCTCGAGGACGTGGGCTTCGGGTATTCCGGCGCGGAAGCGATGGTCATCGAAGAGATCGGCTTCGATCTCGGCCCCGGCGAAGTGCTGGGCATCATCGGCGCGACGGGCTCGGGCAAATCCACCATTCTCAACCTGATCGCGCGGCTCAATGATCCCAGCACCGGGCGGATCACGCTGGGGGACGTCGATCTGCGGCAGATCGCGCCGCAGGAGTTCTCCTCCCATATCGGCTACGTCCCGCAGAAGGCCTACCTTTTTTCGGGCACCGTTGCGGATACGCTGCGGCTTGGAAACCAGCAGGCGGACGAGGCCACGCTCTGGAAAGCGCTGGAGATCGCGCAGGCCGCCGATTTCGTCCGCGCCATGCCCGAAGGGCTCGGGGCGCCAGTGGCGCAGGGCGGCGCCAATTTCTCCGGTGGACAGCGCCAAAGGCTCGCCATCGCGCGGGCGCTTGTGTGCGATGCCGATCTCTATCTGTTCGACGACAGCTTCTCCGCGCTCGATCAGACGACGGATCGCAAGCTGCGCGCGGCACTGAGGGGGGCCGTCAGCCATGCCGCCACCGTGATTGTCAGCCAGCGCGTGGCCTCGATCAAAGATGCCGACCGGATTCTCGTCATCGAGAAGGGCCGCATGGTCGGCCTTGGGCCGCACGACACCTTGATGCGGGAGTGCCCCGTCTACGCGGAAACCGTCCACTCGCAGGCCATGCCCGAGGAGGACGCAGCATGA
- a CDS encoding DUF1499 domain-containing protein produces the protein MKYVGTIVLIAAVIGGAAAALMLFGARLGLWEPITGFGLYRSYFNPLAAVIAGAGLLALVVHLVRREKAQALLGGVAAFIGIALLIPMIASTLNPAPRAAPIHDISTDTVNPPLFEVLDDTRAGASNTLDYGGPELAEAQAAAYPDIASLETDLSADEAFQRALTVAQDMGWEIVAADADRLRFEATARTSVFYFADDVVVVVTPLEDGSRIDMRGVSRVGRSDQGVNAARIRDFQQRFRE, from the coding sequence ATGAAATACGTTGGAACGATCGTCCTAATCGCCGCGGTCATCGGCGGAGCGGCTGCGGCCTTGATGCTGTTTGGCGCGCGTTTGGGGCTGTGGGAGCCGATCACGGGGTTTGGTCTTTATCGCAGCTATTTCAATCCGCTGGCGGCGGTCATTGCGGGTGCAGGGCTGCTTGCGCTGGTCGTTCATCTTGTCCGCAGGGAAAAAGCACAGGCCTTGCTCGGCGGCGTGGCTGCGTTCATTGGCATTGCTCTCTTGATCCCCATGATCGCTAGCACGCTCAACCCGGCACCACGCGCGGCACCGATCCACGACATCTCGACCGACACGGTGAACCCGCCGCTCTTCGAGGTTCTGGACGACACCCGCGCGGGAGCCAGCAACACGCTCGACTATGGCGGGCCCGAACTCGCCGAGGCGCAGGCCGCCGCCTATCCGGATATCGCGTCGCTCGAAACGGACCTCTCCGCGGATGAGGCGTTCCAGCGCGCGCTGACGGTCGCTCAGGACATGGGATGGGAGATCGTCGCCGCGGACGCCGACCGTCTCCGTTTCGAGGCCACCGCCCGCACCTCTGTTTTCTATTTCGCGGACGATGTGGTGGTCGTCGTGACGCCGCTTGAAGACGGAAGCCGCATCGACATGCGCGGCGTCTCGCGGGTCGGGCGCAGCGATCAGGGCGTCAACGCCGCGCGGATCCGCGACTTTCAGCAACGGTTCCGCGAATGA
- a CDS encoding TetR/AcrR family transcriptional regulator, producing the protein MTLSLRERRRQETAFQIHKATLELAMESGLEDVTTDEIAAASGVSTRTFFNYYPNKEAAAIGHPPPFTEAQMDALRDGTGPLAADIKQFLDSHMEALSQRADILRMVGKILRSNEKARGILDGLLGAERRRLTEALTGRVDNRQTATALAGIITATIGAAIALWEHEEGITLGAAMDAVWQAQMDAARLLLSSTGEETGT; encoded by the coding sequence ATGACACTTTCGTTACGGGAAAGACGGCGGCAGGAAACTGCCTTCCAAATCCACAAAGCGACTTTGGAATTGGCCATGGAGAGTGGCCTTGAGGACGTGACAACTGATGAGATTGCTGCGGCCTCCGGCGTCAGCACGAGAACCTTTTTCAACTATTATCCCAACAAGGAAGCCGCAGCGATCGGGCACCCACCGCCGTTTACCGAGGCGCAGATGGACGCTTTGCGCGATGGAACGGGGCCTTTGGCGGCAGACATCAAACAGTTCTTGGACAGCCACATGGAGGCTTTGTCGCAGAGAGCGGACATCCTTCGGATGGTTGGCAAAATCCTGCGATCAAATGAGAAAGCACGAGGGATCCTCGATGGCCTTCTAGGCGCCGAGCGTCGAAGGCTCACAGAGGCGCTGACTGGTCGCGTGGACAATCGTCAAACGGCGACAGCGCTGGCCGGTATCATCACTGCCACGATCGGAGCGGCGATTGCCCTTTGGGAACACGAAGAAGGTATTACTCTCGGCGCGGCAATGGATGCTGTTTGGCAGGCACAGATGGACGCCGCACGGCTCCTCTTGTCTTCAACCGGCGAGGAGACCGGAACATGA